A region of the Methylobacterium nodulans ORS 2060 genome:
GAGCCGCCGCTGCGGCGGCATGCACCAACGGTCCCGCTTACGCGGTGAAAGCGGCGAATCTGAGAAGGGCGCCGCCGCCCGCCGGACCCGCGGGCGGTACCAATTTCGACTTGTTATAAAGAAGCTTTGCTTCCAAATGTCGGCTTCTCGGCCGCAGCCCGATGGATTAGAAGCCCGCGCCTATCGTAACGCCAGCGGGTTTCCGATCGTGCTCATCGCTTTTCTGATCATGCTGCGCGAGGGGATCGAGGCGGCGCTGATCGTCGGCATCATCGCGGGTTATCTTGCCCAGACTGGCCGGCGGTCCTGGATGCCGGCGGTCTGGGCGGGCGTGGTTCTGGCGGCGGGTCTGTGCCTCGCGCTCGGGCTCGCCCTCGACACGATCGGCGCCGAGTTCCCCCAGAAGCAGCAGGAAATCGCCGAGGGCGTGATCGCCCTCCTGGCGGCCGGCATGCTGACCGGGATGGTGTTCTGGATGCGCAAGGCCGCCCGTTCGGTGAAGGCGGATCTGCAGGGTGCCGTCGACGCGGCCCTGAACCGGGGCGGTCTCGGCCTTGTCGCCATGGCCTTCCTGGCGGTCGGCCGCGAGGGGCTCGAATCGGTGTTCTTCCTCCTCGCCACGCTGCAGCAGGATGTGGGCTGGGGCGTTCCCGCGGGGGCGGCCCTCGGCATCGCCGTCTCGGTGCTGGTCGGCTGGGGCATCGCCCGCGGCGCGGTGCGCCTCGATCTGCGGCGCTTCTTCCGCTGGACCGGCGTGTTCATCCTGTTCGTGGCGGCGGGCCTCGTCGCGAGCGCGCTGCGGGCCCTGCACGAGGCCGGCCTCTGGAACCATCTGCAGGCGACGGCCTTCGACCTCAGCGGCGTGATCCCGGCCGACACGGTCCTCGGCACGCTGCTCACGGGCATCTTCGGCTACCAGGAAGCCCCGGCCTGGGGCGAGGTGCTGGCCTATCTCACCTTCCTGATCCCTAGTCTCTGGCTCTTCCTCGCGACGGCGCGCCCGGCCGTCGCGGCGGCGCGCCGCCCCGAATCCCTCCACGCCTGAAGCCCCGATGGATCCCGCCCCCCAATGACCGCCCCCATGACCGCCCGCCTCGCGCCCCTCGCCGCGCTCCTCGCCCTGTCGGGGAGCGCTCTCGCGGAGGCTCCCGACCCCGTCGCCGTGACGGTCACCGACAAGGGCTGCGAGCCGGCGAGCCTCACCGTGCCGGCCGGCAAGTCGGTCTTCCGCATCCGCAACCAGAGCCGCCGGGTGCTGGAATGGGAGATCCTGCAGGGCACCCTGATCGTCGAGGAGCGCGAGAACATCATCCCGGGCTTCGTCCAGACGCTGACCGCGACGCTCCAGCCCGGCACCTATGCGATGACCTGCGGCCTTCTCAGCAATCCAAAGGGCACCCTGACGGTGCTCGCCGCGGCCGGGACCGAGGCGGCGGGCGGCCCCCCGGACCCGATGGCCCTGGTCGGGCCGCTCGCGGCCTACAAGCACTACGTCGCGGGCCAGGTCGGCCTCTTCGTCGAGCGCACGCGCGCCTTCACGGAGGCGGTGAAGGCCGGCCGGATCGCTGAGGCCAAGGCCCTCTACGCCACCGCCCGCCAGCCCTACGAGCGTATCGAGCCCGTCGCCTCCCTGTTCAACGACCTCGACAAGAGCATGGACGTGCGGGCGGACGATTTCGAGCAGAAGGAGGCCGATCCGGGCTTCATCGGCTTCCACCGCATCGAGAAGGGGCTCTGGGCCGACCACAGCACCGAGGGGCTCGGGCCGCATGCCGACCGGCTCATGGCGGATGCCGAGGAGCTGAAGCGCCGCATCACCGATCTCACGATCCCGCCGGCCAAGATGGTGGGCGGGGCCGCGGGCCTGATCGAGGAGGTCGCCGCCACCAAGATCTCCGGCGAGGAGGACCGCTACAGCCGCACCGACCTGTCGGACTTCCACGCCAATGTCGAGGGGTCGCGCAAGATCTACGACCTGCTGCGCCCCCTGGTCGAGCGGCAGGATCCCGATTTCGTCGCCCGCACCGACAGGAACTTCGCCCGGGTCGAGGCCCTGCTGACCAAGTACCGGTCCGAGGACGGCAGCTTCGCGCCCTACGACAGGCTCAGCGACCGCGACCGGCAGGCGCTCAAGGGCCCCATCACGGTGCTGGCCGAGGATCTCTCGACCCTGCGCGGCAAGCTCGGACTCGACTAAAGACACGCCATGACCCTCGGCTCACCCTCTCGCCGCGCCCTGTTGCGCGGGCTCGCCGCCGGAACCGGCGCCGCTGCGCTTAAGCCCGCCGCCGGCCACGCGGCGGCGCTCGAGGAGGCGGACGGCACCTATGACCGCCAGCCCTTCCGCGGGATCCATCAGGCCGGCATCCTCACGCCGCAGCCCGCTTCCGCTCTGTTCGTCGCCTTCGACGTGCTGGCGGAAGACCGCGGCGAACTGGCCCGCCTGTTCCGGATCCTCACCGAGCGCTTCGCCTACCTGACGGAGGGCGGTCGAGTGCCCTCCCTCGACCCGCGCCTGCCGCCGGCCGATTCCGGGATCCTCGGCCCCGAGGTCCGGCCCGACAACCTGACCGCGACGGTCGCGGTCGGCGCGAGCCTGTTCGACGATCGCTACGGCCTCGGCCCGGTGAAGCCGCGCGGCTTACGGCCGATGGACCGGTTCCCGAACGATTCGCTCGATG
Encoded here:
- the efeU gene encoding iron uptake transporter permease EfeU translates to MLIAFLIMLREGIEAALIVGIIAGYLAQTGRRSWMPAVWAGVVLAAGLCLALGLALDTIGAEFPQKQQEIAEGVIALLAAGMLTGMVFWMRKAARSVKADLQGAVDAALNRGGLGLVAMAFLAVGREGLESVFFLLATLQQDVGWGVPAGAALGIAVSVLVGWGIARGAVRLDLRRFFRWTGVFILFVAAGLVASALRALHEAGLWNHLQATAFDLSGVIPADTVLGTLLTGIFGYQEAPAWGEVLAYLTFLIPSLWLFLATARPAVAAARRPESLHA
- the efeO gene encoding iron uptake system protein EfeO → MTARLAPLAALLALSGSALAEAPDPVAVTVTDKGCEPASLTVPAGKSVFRIRNQSRRVLEWEILQGTLIVEERENIIPGFVQTLTATLQPGTYAMTCGLLSNPKGTLTVLAAAGTEAAGGPPDPMALVGPLAAYKHYVAGQVGLFVERTRAFTEAVKAGRIAEAKALYATARQPYERIEPVASLFNDLDKSMDVRADDFEQKEADPGFIGFHRIEKGLWADHSTEGLGPHADRLMADAEELKRRITDLTIPPAKMVGGAAGLIEEVAATKISGEEDRYSRTDLSDFHANVEGSRKIYDLLRPLVERQDPDFVARTDRNFARVEALLTKYRSEDGSFAPYDRLSDRDRQALKGPITVLAEDLSTLRGKLGLD